In Stieleria varia, one genomic interval encodes:
- the nadB gene encoding L-aspartate oxidase — MMTPRYLVAFDSRRALHRFTDVLVIGGGVAGLRAANSIDPHHSVLVITKDRLRESNSNYAQGGIAGVIDPDDRFEDHINDTLIAGANLCDLDVVGLVIREAPRRIEELVRWGTQFDAEADGDLELGREGGHSHERIVHARGDATGAEIMRAMIQRTRDAENIDIVENTFTIDLLTHEGRCRGAVVKSPEGPPMIVWARETILCTGGAGQIYRESTNPSVATADGTSLAYRAGVQLRDMEFMQFHPTVLYIAGSSRSLITEAVRGEGAHLLDSNGHRFMPDYDKREELAPRDVVSQAIIRQMAKTSHPCVYLDLSHLDRQHVLSRFPGIAKTCQQFGLDIASDRIPVRPGAHYMLGGVTVDRQGRTSMPGLWAAGEVTSSGLHGANRLASNSLLEGLVYGAAAGEAASRSVGEESRTMVALPIRHPRKESAESIDTEDVRVSLKSLMGRLAGVERDAKGLQEAADSIRSFAAYVMPHQFATVAGWELQNLITTAAIMVDSALARTESRGVHFRSDFPETSDDHWRRHLLVQIDVNGGHPAIGELLEK; from the coding sequence CGGTTTGCGAGCAGCCAATTCCATCGACCCTCACCATTCGGTGCTGGTGATCACCAAAGACCGATTGCGGGAGTCCAACAGCAACTACGCTCAAGGCGGAATCGCGGGCGTGATCGACCCCGATGATCGCTTCGAGGATCACATCAACGATACGTTGATCGCGGGCGCCAACCTGTGCGATCTGGATGTGGTCGGCTTGGTCATCCGAGAGGCTCCACGGCGAATCGAAGAACTCGTGCGTTGGGGGACGCAGTTTGATGCTGAAGCCGACGGCGATTTGGAATTGGGACGTGAAGGCGGCCATAGTCACGAACGCATTGTGCATGCCAGAGGCGATGCGACCGGCGCGGAAATCATGCGAGCGATGATTCAACGTACTCGCGATGCAGAGAACATTGACATCGTGGAGAACACCTTTACGATCGACCTGTTGACCCACGAGGGACGATGCAGAGGTGCTGTCGTCAAATCACCCGAGGGACCACCGATGATCGTTTGGGCGAGGGAGACGATTTTGTGCACCGGCGGTGCTGGTCAGATTTATCGAGAATCCACCAACCCGTCCGTTGCCACCGCCGACGGAACATCGCTCGCCTATCGTGCCGGAGTTCAATTGCGTGACATGGAGTTCATGCAGTTTCACCCCACAGTGTTGTACATCGCCGGTTCGTCACGTTCGTTGATCACCGAAGCCGTACGCGGGGAAGGCGCGCACCTGCTGGACAGCAACGGTCATCGGTTCATGCCGGACTACGACAAACGCGAGGAGTTGGCGCCGCGTGATGTCGTCAGCCAAGCCATCATCCGCCAGATGGCGAAAACATCCCATCCGTGTGTCTATCTGGATCTGTCACATTTGGATCGACAGCATGTCCTGAGCCGGTTTCCCGGAATCGCCAAGACCTGCCAGCAATTCGGATTGGACATTGCCAGCGACCGAATCCCCGTTCGTCCCGGTGCCCACTACATGCTGGGTGGCGTGACCGTGGATCGACAAGGCCGCACGAGCATGCCCGGCTTGTGGGCGGCTGGAGAAGTCACCAGCAGTGGACTGCACGGCGCGAACCGTTTGGCTAGCAACAGTCTGCTGGAAGGTCTCGTGTACGGTGCCGCGGCGGGCGAAGCAGCCTCGCGATCTGTCGGCGAGGAGTCCCGCACGATGGTCGCGTTGCCGATCCGGCATCCACGCAAGGAATCCGCGGAGTCGATCGATACCGAAGACGTCCGGGTTTCATTGAAAAGCTTGATGGGGCGGTTGGCCGGAGTCGAACGCGACGCGAAAGGGTTGCAGGAAGCCGCCGACTCGATTCGTTCCTTCGCCGCGTACGTGATGCCGCATCAATTTGCCACGGTCGCCGGATGGGAACTACAAAACCTCATCACCACCGCGGCCATCATGGTCGATTCGGCATTGGCACGCACCGAATCACGCGGTGTGCATTTTCGCAGTGATTTTCCCGAAACATCGGATGATCATTGGCGTCGTCACCTGCTGGTTCAAATCGATGTCAATGGTGGCCATCCCGCGATCGGTGAATTGCTGGAAAAATAG
- a CDS encoding lipase family protein, whose translation MSNPLTEKIVQDHDEVPLVIHSNVTGPISEMSFLRRALLFAELSMVSYNDEAEATVAAAMAGFTDVTFYDNDGSQAFRFRNDHDCVIACRGTEPNDWNDVQADANARSVLAETVGKVHRGFKKEVDDLWPMLETALIDNDQSLYFCGHSLGGAMATISAGRCFLSHIDSNPTELFTYGSPRVGDTRYINYVSMDHFRFVNNNDIVTRVPPILLGYRHCGYEVYLDRNCRIRKLSYASKRRDRWRGFFRGLRKWKIDHFADHSIHRYIEGILKAVRDEDDAIARGLSPKPPEAYAKVTRNDKNTRKDQNTPTGMPPGTPSPTSTP comes from the coding sequence GTGAGTAACCCGTTGACTGAAAAGATCGTTCAGGATCATGACGAAGTCCCGTTGGTGATTCATTCCAACGTGACCGGGCCGATCAGTGAAATGAGTTTCCTGCGGCGTGCGTTGTTGTTCGCTGAGTTGTCCATGGTCTCCTACAACGACGAAGCCGAGGCGACGGTGGCCGCGGCCATGGCTGGGTTTACCGACGTGACGTTCTATGACAACGACGGTTCGCAAGCGTTTCGATTTCGAAACGACCACGATTGCGTGATCGCATGTCGAGGCACCGAGCCCAACGACTGGAATGATGTACAAGCCGACGCGAACGCGCGGAGCGTGTTGGCTGAAACGGTCGGCAAAGTCCACCGAGGTTTCAAAAAAGAAGTCGATGACTTGTGGCCGATGCTGGAAACCGCTCTGATCGACAACGATCAATCGCTCTACTTTTGCGGTCACTCTCTGGGCGGTGCCATGGCAACCATCTCCGCAGGCCGTTGCTTTCTCTCACACATCGACAGCAACCCCACCGAACTGTTCACCTACGGCAGCCCACGAGTCGGTGACACGCGATACATCAACTATGTCAGCATGGATCACTTTCGATTTGTCAACAACAACGACATCGTCACTCGAGTGCCACCGATCCTGCTGGGGTATCGACATTGTGGTTATGAAGTCTACTTGGATCGAAACTGTCGTATCCGAAAACTGAGCTACGCGTCCAAACGTCGTGACCGTTGGCGCGGCTTCTTTCGCGGTCTGAGAAAATGGAAAATCGATCACTTTGCCGACCATTCGATCCATCGCTACATCGAAGGCATTTTGAAAGCCGTTCGCGATGAAGACGATGCGATCGCGCGAGGGCTGTCGCCCAAGCCGCCTGAGGCATACGCCAAGGTCACTCGCAACGACAAGAACACCCGCAAAGATCAAAACACACCGACAGGCATGCCGCCAGGCACACCATCGCCTACGAGTACACCATGA
- a CDS encoding AAA family ATPase, whose translation MTKNDDVRENESGRPSHVEIDGVRLKLAQPFSSPGQWIGQREILSQLLACWISLDEADLPLTPRLVGSPGVGKTQLAIAAALAQQRPLYIYQCTADTRPEDLLVTPVLSQHGEISYHASPLVTAMVCGGVCVLDEGNRMNEKSWASLAPLLDNRRYVESIVAGITIHADREFRAAVTMNQDESTFEIPDYIMSRLQPTLSVGFPSKQDEMAILQYHLPFAEPEMLAMTVEFLQRSHELKLDFSPRDGINLLRFALKRIAQDPTHPVGRDQAWQEALEKCLGDEAVDLESLAQRRRRTLGGDAVPLGLADLFFDPDDPMHPDRDELDQIDDLDDDDDDIEY comes from the coding sequence ATGACAAAAAATGATGACGTTCGTGAAAATGAATCCGGTCGCCCCAGCCACGTCGAGATCGACGGGGTCCGGCTAAAGCTTGCGCAACCTTTCTCTTCGCCGGGTCAGTGGATCGGACAGCGAGAGATTTTGAGCCAACTGCTGGCCTGTTGGATTTCGCTGGACGAAGCCGATCTGCCGCTCACACCTCGACTCGTCGGTTCACCCGGAGTGGGCAAGACGCAACTGGCAATCGCGGCAGCGCTCGCTCAGCAGCGACCGTTGTACATCTACCAGTGCACCGCAGACACGCGACCAGAGGACTTGCTCGTCACGCCGGTGCTCAGCCAACACGGCGAGATCTCCTATCACGCATCACCGCTGGTGACCGCAATGGTTTGTGGAGGTGTCTGCGTGCTGGACGAAGGAAACCGAATGAACGAAAAGTCCTGGGCGTCACTCGCGCCGTTGCTGGACAATCGTCGTTATGTCGAGTCGATCGTCGCTGGCATCACGATTCACGCCGATCGTGAATTTCGGGCGGCCGTGACGATGAATCAAGACGAGTCAACGTTCGAGATTCCCGACTATATCATGAGCCGCTTACAACCAACGCTGTCGGTCGGCTTTCCCAGCAAGCAAGATGAGATGGCGATCCTGCAGTATCACTTGCCGTTCGCCGAACCCGAGATGCTGGCGATGACGGTCGAGTTTCTGCAACGCAGCCACGAACTGAAACTCGACTTCAGCCCGCGAGACGGCATCAACCTGCTACGGTTTGCACTCAAACGCATCGCCCAAGACCCGACCCACCCCGTGGGACGTGATCAAGCCTGGCAGGAAGCACTTGAGAAATGTTTGGGGGACGAAGCCGTTGATCTGGAATCACTCGCCCAACGTCGCCGCCGAACACTCGGAGGCGACGCCGTCCCATTGGGGCTGGCCGATCTGTTCTTCGATCCCGACGATCCGATGCACCCCGATCGCGACGAGTTGGACCAGATCGACGACTTGGATGACGATGACGACGATATCGAGTACTAA
- a CDS encoding efflux RND transporter permease subunit, which yields MIRHIARLVLACPKFWAIGSVITTLVMAVCMTQISFDIQPSATITSDNQTSRDLARFHDEYGRDDNDVVLLIEGDDLLQWNQLQQLRKLRDQLQELPGVQYVASILDVRRRTGSMIPLIPRDVADDGAGFDAETLLSELIKHPISKDQLISDDGKMLAMWARIEGDSLAVSGITQVIEPTKRFARQYETDTGATVHIAGHTAIRDDVLNSLQRAMFISCTAAAIVAFFVALALFRGLVAVVVVVTAPAVGAIWTFGLMAACGEQVGGLLTALPNLVFTIGLTDSVHLLLEMQNELRAGRTSRNAAYRGLVRVGPACWLTSVTTVIGFGSLMLSRTPSVAAFGMWTAVGTSFAMLANIVVLPTLVMWLPKRWLITNATATHRMSDWIERMVAPMVRRSRLTAAIGVGLCVLLLGPALSQEPDIVWTETIPDHSSSAVAMRHADDKLGGALLCYVTVRWPESYQMPDSQIIKATARAQSILRAAPQFSGTFSIGNVLASVPGRTMRDRFRMIDRMPEAIQSGLMNESARSLVVTARVPNDGAAALNKRIQGVDVELEALRQEFPDFEFTITGTVVAASRNMNLVIMDLARSLAVAAVLIFIVFTIAFRSIKTGLLSVVPNVLPLLVTAAGLSFCGYPLLITAALTFSLCLGLAVDDTLHLLIRYRAVRRYDRDARSAAMKAVRQVGPALVVTTIILFSGFAAMMTSPLPGVRLFAGLSALTLVTALIGDLLIFPAMLVVGSSSSESKD from the coding sequence TTGATTCGGCACATCGCCCGACTGGTGCTCGCCTGCCCCAAATTCTGGGCGATCGGATCGGTCATCACGACGCTCGTGATGGCGGTCTGTATGACGCAGATCAGTTTCGACATTCAGCCAAGCGCGACCATCACGTCGGACAATCAAACCTCCCGTGACCTGGCACGCTTTCACGACGAATATGGTCGCGACGACAATGACGTGGTGCTGTTGATCGAAGGCGATGACCTGCTGCAGTGGAACCAGCTCCAGCAGTTGCGAAAGCTGCGGGATCAGCTCCAAGAGCTGCCCGGTGTCCAATACGTCGCGAGCATCCTGGATGTTCGCAGGCGAACCGGTTCGATGATTCCGCTGATTCCTCGCGATGTGGCGGACGACGGGGCGGGTTTCGACGCGGAGACGTTGCTCTCGGAACTGATCAAGCATCCGATCAGCAAGGATCAATTGATTTCCGACGACGGAAAGATGTTGGCGATGTGGGCGCGGATCGAAGGCGATTCATTGGCGGTCTCAGGGATCACGCAGGTCATCGAGCCGACGAAACGTTTTGCCCGTCAATACGAAACCGATACTGGCGCAACCGTTCACATCGCCGGACACACCGCCATCCGCGACGATGTTTTGAACAGTTTGCAGCGGGCGATGTTCATCAGTTGCACCGCCGCGGCCATCGTGGCCTTTTTCGTCGCCCTGGCTTTGTTTCGTGGGCTGGTTGCGGTCGTGGTGGTCGTCACCGCCCCAGCCGTCGGCGCGATTTGGACCTTTGGATTGATGGCGGCGTGCGGCGAACAAGTCGGTGGGTTGCTGACGGCGCTGCCCAATCTGGTGTTCACGATCGGGCTGACAGACTCGGTCCATCTGCTGTTGGAGATGCAAAACGAACTGCGAGCGGGACGAACTTCACGAAACGCGGCCTACCGAGGGCTGGTCCGCGTCGGCCCGGCTTGCTGGTTGACTTCGGTGACCACCGTCATCGGTTTCGGTTCCCTCATGCTTTCACGAACACCCAGCGTCGCCGCTTTTGGAATGTGGACGGCGGTCGGCACCAGCTTCGCCATGCTGGCAAACATTGTCGTTCTGCCCACCCTGGTGATGTGGTTGCCCAAGCGTTGGCTGATCACGAATGCAACGGCGACGCATCGGATGTCGGACTGGATCGAACGCATGGTCGCTCCGATGGTTCGCCGGTCCCGGCTCACCGCGGCCATCGGAGTCGGGCTGTGCGTGTTGCTGCTCGGGCCTGCGTTGTCTCAGGAGCCCGACATCGTTTGGACCGAGACCATTCCCGACCACTCTTCGTCAGCAGTCGCCATGCGTCACGCGGACGACAAATTGGGCGGCGCGTTATTGTGCTATGTGACCGTTCGTTGGCCCGAGTCCTATCAGATGCCTGACTCCCAGATCATCAAGGCGACCGCCAGGGCGCAGTCGATTCTTCGTGCTGCCCCTCAGTTCTCTGGCACCTTTTCTATCGGCAACGTGCTGGCCTCCGTTCCCGGGCGGACGATGCGCGATCGCTTTCGCATGATCGATCGAATGCCTGAAGCGATTCAAAGTGGATTGATGAATGAGTCGGCGCGATCGTTGGTGGTCACCGCACGTGTGCCCAACGATGGTGCTGCGGCATTGAACAAACGGATCCAAGGTGTCGATGTGGAGCTAGAGGCGCTGCGTCAGGAGTTTCCCGATTTTGAATTCACCATCACGGGGACGGTCGTCGCGGCATCGCGCAATATGAATCTGGTGATCATGGACTTGGCCCGCAGCCTAGCGGTCGCTGCGGTTTTGATCTTCATCGTCTTCACGATCGCATTTCGTTCGATCAAAACCGGATTGTTGAGCGTGGTCCCCAACGTGTTACCATTGCTGGTCACCGCAGCGGGATTGAGTTTCTGTGGCTACCCGCTGTTGATCACCGCTGCGTTGACGTTCTCGCTGTGTCTCGGCTTGGCCGTGGACGACACGCTGCATTTGCTGATCCGATATCGGGCCGTACGTCGCTATGACCGTGATGCCCGATCGGCGGCGATGAAGGCCGTTCGTCAAGTCGGCCCCGCGTTGGTCGTCACCACGATCATCTTGTTCTCGGGTTTCGCCGCGATGATGACCAGCCCGCTGCCGGGAGTGAGGTTGTTTGCCGGATTGAGTGCACTGACACTCGTCACCGCTCTGATCGGCGACCTGCTGATTTTTCCAGCGATGTTGGTCGTCGGCAGTTCATCCAGCGAGTCGAAAGACTAA
- a CDS encoding lipocalin-like domain-containing protein gives MSLSESEQTATYASGTDDLRADQLGLAFIRAKNDAPVEWWYYNGHLQSGSDRYSFHTAFFRFNATGFSIGRVLPLRLLGTEIGFGHVSLTDYQQRRTHFSHRRVFGWQVDSGPNDVDLKLKDMSLVVEQDRHRLAANAADCTLNLEMVPSKPIARYGPDGLFGHLLPRRSHHVSYSRMSVSGSIEIEGATRNVDGTAWLDREYGEIGPDPTVAGWIWMSIQLDNDCELMIYHIHRRDQPSTCARAAIIFPDGKVRLIDEQHIQLRTLREFRSELSQAVYPVASQVTVTDPVDGVRWELTVDADFDSCEFDTRGTTSTFYWEGGASVTGSIGGVVVAGKAFMELVGFARQTRLGQFEHARKNLPLISCLANEIRLRVSDCTNQIHDHR, from the coding sequence ATGTCTTTGTCAGAATCTGAACAGACTGCCACGTACGCCAGTGGCACCGACGATCTTCGAGCGGATCAATTGGGTCTGGCGTTCATTCGAGCCAAGAACGATGCGCCCGTGGAATGGTGGTACTACAACGGGCACCTGCAATCTGGCAGCGATCGTTATTCGTTTCATACTGCGTTTTTTCGATTCAACGCGACGGGGTTTTCTATCGGACGGGTCTTGCCCCTTCGATTACTAGGCACCGAGATCGGTTTCGGGCACGTCTCGCTGACCGATTACCAACAGCGAAGGACACATTTTTCTCATCGACGAGTCTTCGGCTGGCAAGTGGATTCAGGGCCCAATGACGTCGACCTGAAACTCAAAGACATGTCTTTGGTCGTGGAACAGGATCGCCATCGACTCGCTGCCAACGCGGCGGATTGCACGTTGAATTTGGAAATGGTGCCCAGCAAGCCGATCGCCCGGTACGGTCCCGACGGTCTGTTCGGCCACCTGCTGCCCAGGCGATCGCATCATGTCTCATACTCGCGAATGTCGGTGTCCGGATCGATCGAAATCGAGGGTGCGACGCGGAACGTTGACGGCACGGCTTGGCTGGATCGCGAGTACGGCGAAATCGGCCCCGACCCGACCGTCGCCGGTTGGATTTGGATGTCCATTCAATTGGACAACGATTGCGAGTTGATGATTTATCACATCCACCGCAGAGACCAGCCGAGCACCTGTGCACGAGCCGCGATCATCTTTCCAGACGGCAAGGTCCGATTGATCGACGAGCAACACATTCAACTCCGCACGCTTCGGGAGTTCCGCTCGGAGTTGTCTCAAGCGGTTTATCCGGTGGCGTCCCAAGTCACGGTGACAGACCCCGTGGACGGTGTTCGCTGGGAATTGACCGTCGATGCAGACTTTGACTCCTGTGAGTTCGACACACGTGGAACCACCAGCACGTTTTATTGGGAAGGCGGCGCGTCGGTCACCGGTTCCATCGGCGGGGTCGTTGTGGCGGGCAAAGCGTTCATGGAACTGGTAGGATTTGCGAGACAGACCCGACTGGGCCAGTTCGAGCATGCTCGCAAAAATCTGCCGCTGATAAGTTGCTTGGCCAATGAAATCCGACTGCGTGTTTCCGACTGCACGAATCAAATCCATGATCACAGGTGA
- a CDS encoding OmpA/MotB family protein encodes MFAPNQDTIATQPRHTRRFTTTWVRRTLSLCCLGVVVISAGCSQNPYLAVPGGGAWQAQTAAPVSPSYNQPALNPNDSRLAELNRRVQLLDDNNRQLHTQLAQSEQQAQVYRDELDLVRKQLAQTTTQLESTAIAARQAQSQVQGMQASTQMRGGASIQPNTNLTQLASRLNLGGLPVRQDGDTIRIGIPSDQLFQPGTAQLNASAAAVLDPVAAQLRSLFPRQRIRIEGYTDNGQMLGGQLNTPGHQLAAAQASAVLDLLTRRAGMPLQQFSIAAQGANGAIQPNTSAIGRAANRRIELVISPQTF; translated from the coding sequence ATGTTTGCACCGAACCAAGACACCATCGCAACTCAGCCACGCCACACGCGTCGTTTCACCACCACTTGGGTGAGACGGACGCTGTCGTTGTGTTGCCTGGGGGTCGTTGTGATTTCCGCTGGTTGCAGTCAAAACCCCTACCTTGCGGTTCCCGGCGGTGGTGCGTGGCAAGCCCAAACGGCGGCCCCGGTCAGCCCGTCATACAATCAGCCTGCCCTGAATCCCAACGATTCACGACTGGCCGAACTGAATCGTCGCGTTCAATTACTCGACGACAACAATCGCCAGTTGCACACCCAGTTGGCCCAAAGCGAGCAGCAGGCGCAAGTCTATCGTGACGAGTTGGACCTGGTGCGTAAGCAACTTGCACAAACCACGACCCAACTCGAATCGACCGCGATCGCGGCGCGACAAGCTCAATCGCAAGTCCAGGGAATGCAGGCATCGACACAAATGCGTGGCGGTGCCTCGATTCAACCCAACACCAACTTGACCCAACTGGCGTCACGACTGAACCTGGGTGGTTTGCCGGTCCGACAAGACGGTGACACGATTCGAATCGGGATTCCCTCCGATCAACTTTTTCAGCCCGGCACGGCACAGTTGAACGCGTCCGCCGCCGCGGTCCTGGACCCGGTCGCTGCTCAGCTACGCAGTTTGTTTCCGCGTCAACGCATTCGCATCGAAGGGTACACGGACAACGGACAGATGCTGGGCGGTCAGCTCAACACCCCAGGTCACCAACTGGCTGCGGCGCAAGCCTCCGCCGTCCTGGACTTGTTGACACGACGAGCAGGCATGCCGCTGCAGCAGTTCTCGATCGCAGCACAAGGTGCCAACGGCGCCATTCAACCCAACACCAGCGCGATCGGCAGAGCCGCCAATCGCCGCATCGAACTGGTGATCTCCCCGCAAACGTTCTAG
- a CDS encoding DUF1559 domain-containing protein — MSQQPRFTIRELLVVITVVAILFAILMPVIQVAREAARRMSCSNNSKQLGLSIHNYHSTYRRLPPLMFGTSSNQGQLSGLVAVVPFVEASGRWGTISGPSTFNNISYPPMGPPPTDTNYAPWLEQIPTYNCPTETDVSPVYGLTNYALCVGDQVTGLYVNSGLDSVRGCFAPDCAIQFKDITDGLSNTVLFTEIANRVDDQSLGNFSIGNGSKLADQPGACRQSVLAKYPMLFAKNVTLDAIGRGGSFADGTGGIGWVNTILPPNSPSCAIEGQRLYEGVFTASSRHPGGAHVTIADGAVVFVTDNIEHGDVTKPVVLETGLSPYGIWGALGTRSSKEVVEEQLVL; from the coding sequence ATGTCTCAACAGCCAAGGTTCACCATCAGAGAGCTGCTGGTCGTGATCACCGTCGTGGCGATCTTGTTTGCGATTTTGATGCCAGTGATCCAAGTCGCCCGTGAAGCGGCACGCCGAATGTCATGCAGCAACAACAGCAAACAACTCGGATTATCCATTCACAACTATCATTCGACCTACAGGCGATTGCCACCGTTGATGTTTGGAACATCCTCCAATCAAGGACAGCTCAGCGGACTGGTTGCCGTCGTGCCGTTCGTGGAAGCGAGCGGGCGGTGGGGAACGATCAGTGGCCCATCGACCTTCAATAATATCTCGTATCCGCCCATGGGCCCGCCTCCGACGGACACCAACTACGCACCCTGGCTTGAGCAAATACCGACCTACAACTGTCCCACGGAAACGGATGTCTCACCCGTTTACGGCTTGACCAACTATGCCCTTTGCGTGGGCGATCAAGTCACGGGCCTGTATGTCAACTCAGGGCTTGATTCCGTCCGCGGTTGTTTTGCGCCTGATTGCGCGATCCAGTTCAAAGACATCACCGACGGCTTGTCCAACACCGTGTTGTTCACGGAAATCGCAAACCGTGTGGATGACCAGTCCCTGGGGAACTTCAGCATCGGCAACGGCAGCAAGCTGGCCGATCAACCTGGGGCATGCCGTCAGAGTGTGTTGGCAAAGTATCCGATGTTGTTCGCCAAGAACGTGACGTTGGACGCGATCGGACGCGGTGGCTCGTTCGCCGACGGCACGGGAGGCATCGGCTGGGTCAATACGATCTTGCCGCCCAACAGTCCCAGTTGTGCGATCGAAGGACAGCGTCTCTATGAAGGCGTGTTCACTGCATCCAGTCGTCACCCGGGCGGTGCCCACGTGACCATTGCCGACGGCGCAGTCGTTTTTGTCACGGACAATATTGAGCATGGCGATGTGACGAAACCGGTGGTCCTGGAAACAGGTCTTTCACCCTACGGTATCTGGGGTGCGTTAGGCACACGTAGTAGCAAGGAAGTGGTGGAAGAACAATTGGTTCTTTAG
- a CDS encoding YecA family protein → MLEIKTESPPATTLREMGTDELLHNLGRFPGSVLPTGVLRELQGRGEALHDSVAALVADSVKSAEIGLGSATSSNFFAFALLASIATWDDRHLIESVLTQKGELFGDLVFEATPSMIACLFRDASSAEVIDWIDRLADNQKLDSLKSSSLFRAMSIAVVQGHLDRIAAIDAMVHCLKRRAGRRSDTQSAVIISELLDLSANEVDGVDEIVRSSFQRGQVDGDYIELDSWDDFGIYAQPPGKTRGWHDVAAELSTWCYDYISEDADPVDATILANEHASGWRITKAPLSPTLFNELRQSTDDHLPVEAIDAVDYAFTRAYHATIDLIRDEVVRFQGNPDSWRGNGAYLGLALTTARAMPLPTDLLQMILQMPETDREQVFGDQFYLIVNATALTPLRNHDFIEQWIWDIDRSSPDRREMVDYYLLACYYGSLDRQTAIDSLVAGLQRALREEPLLIAPYAESLAFFTPRKHQQLLEDAFKREDVEWFLPLKQMRQMMHDAKYAKEQLREYTSKFRNVRQVIRDGVMFGGDVYEEKPKPAVQPAPTRQSTLQSSSKTTVRDDVRTPRNAQCPCGSGKKYKKCCLGK, encoded by the coding sequence ATGTTAGAAATAAAGACGGAATCTCCGCCAGCAACAACGTTGAGAGAGATGGGCACGGATGAATTGCTTCACAACCTTGGGCGGTTCCCCGGGTCCGTGTTGCCAACTGGTGTGTTGCGTGAGTTGCAGGGCCGCGGCGAAGCGCTTCATGACTCTGTGGCGGCGTTGGTTGCTGACTCGGTCAAGTCGGCTGAGATCGGATTGGGCAGCGCTACCAGCTCAAACTTCTTCGCCTTTGCTCTGCTGGCTTCCATCGCCACTTGGGACGACCGGCATCTGATCGAATCGGTGCTGACGCAAAAAGGTGAGTTGTTCGGCGACCTGGTCTTTGAGGCCACGCCAAGCATGATTGCGTGTCTTTTTCGTGACGCGAGTTCCGCTGAAGTGATCGACTGGATAGATCGCCTCGCCGATAATCAGAAACTTGACAGCCTCAAGTCGTCTTCACTTTTCCGAGCCATGTCGATTGCGGTCGTGCAGGGACACTTGGATCGAATCGCAGCGATCGATGCGATGGTCCATTGCTTGAAGCGGAGGGCTGGTCGTCGTTCGGACACCCAGTCTGCGGTCATCATAAGCGAGCTATTGGATTTGTCCGCCAATGAGGTGGATGGTGTCGATGAGATTGTCCGATCAAGTTTTCAGCGAGGCCAAGTCGACGGGGACTACATCGAGCTGGATAGCTGGGATGACTTCGGCATCTACGCCCAGCCCCCTGGCAAGACGCGAGGTTGGCATGATGTGGCAGCAGAGTTAAGCACGTGGTGCTACGACTATATTAGCGAGGATGCCGATCCGGTTGACGCCACAATCCTTGCCAATGAACACGCCAGCGGGTGGCGTATAACCAAAGCCCCGTTGAGCCCAACCCTGTTCAATGAGCTTCGACAATCGACGGATGACCATCTCCCCGTCGAGGCCATCGATGCGGTCGATTATGCATTCACTAGAGCCTACCACGCAACGATCGACTTGATTCGCGACGAGGTGGTTCGGTTTCAAGGCAATCCCGATTCTTGGAGGGGCAATGGCGCCTACCTGGGATTGGCGCTCACGACCGCCAGAGCGATGCCGCTGCCGACCGATCTATTGCAGATGATCCTGCAGATGCCAGAGACGGATCGTGAGCAGGTCTTTGGTGACCAATTCTACCTGATTGTAAATGCAACCGCTCTGACGCCGTTGAGGAATCACGATTTCATTGAGCAGTGGATTTGGGATATCGATCGTAGCAGTCCAGATCGACGCGAAATGGTCGACTACTATTTGCTTGCCTGCTATTACGGTTCATTGGATCGCCAAACCGCGATCGATTCGCTTGTCGCAGGATTGCAGCGTGCTCTACGGGAAGAACCCCTGTTGATCGCGCCGTATGCCGAGAGCCTGGCTTTCTTTACTCCGAGGAAACATCAGCAACTGTTGGAGGATGCGTTCAAGAGGGAGGATGTCGAGTGGTTCTTGCCTCTGAAGCAGATGCGTCAGATGATGCACGATGCGAAGTATGCGAAGGAGCAACTGCGGGAATACACAAGCAAGTTCCGCAATGTTCGTCAGGTGATCAGAGACGGCGTGATGTTTGGCGGGGACGTGTATGAAGAGAAGCCAAAGCCTGCCGTTCAGCCAGCGCCGACACGGCAGTCCACCCTGCAGTCTTCGTCGAAGACAACTGTCCGCGACGACGTTCGCACGCCACGCAACGCCCAGTGCCCCTGTGGCAGTGGAAAGAAGTACAAGAAGTGCTGTTTAGGGAAGTGA